The genomic interval AGAAGATGATTTAAGAATTTCAGGTAAAGTTGTCAAACTGGCATACTTGTCTTGATTAAACAGGTCAATGATCTGTGTTCTTCCATTGTCATGATTGAAAAAGATGAAGAGGCTCCAATGCATCAGCCATATTCTACTCTGTACTTGGTTCAAGGGTGAGGAGAAACTCTAGAGCAAGacaaatacaaatgcaaataAATGAAACAATGAATCATGTATAAGCAAATTTTAAGAAACCATACAATGAATCAGGAGTATAACAGAAACCTTAGAATCAATTATTTCTTTCAAGCGATTGAGTTCTTCAAGAGCAATATCCCAGTTTTGCATGAGTATCTCGGCTGCCAGCTTTCCCCACAATGCACTCAAACTCCTTTCACTGTTTGTGCATAAAGCCCTATACTGATACAGATAGTCAGCAGCACCTGAGTAGTTGCCACACTCAAACTGGAATTTCGCATACTGATATAATGCCTCTATCTGATCTGGACCAATctgttaaaagaaaaattccccccttaaaattcaagaaaaaaaaaaacccaatcTTTCATGGATGTAAGTCCACTAAAAGACAcaactacaaagaaaaatGCTAGAATTCTATGAAACAAAGTATAATAAGTCTCTATTTGGTTATTGTTTGCCATTTACTTTTTCCTATTTGCTTTTTACATAAAAATCATTACAAAGGTTAAATATAATGCACATTCAGACATAATTGTTTCACATAAAAAGATTATGCATTTGGTTAATCGCAAAAATAGAAATTCTGAAAATATTTAGTCAatcctaaaatatttttccctCTTACAtccaaaaataataacataatttagaaaacacataataaaaaaaaagaaagaaagggttTTAAATGCATTGAAAATCAAcccaaattcaattaaaaattaagaacaaTATTAAACCCAACCAGGTAACGGTCATTGAGCATCTGGAGATTATAATGTTTATCAGCTCTCAATTCCTGAACAGCGTTAGGGTTTTGCAAGAAAGTGACCAAAGGAGCGGCGGCGTCCTCCAAGGCCTTAAGACGAGCGACAACCTCGACCCTCCTTTCTATCATGTCCTGAGGGACATCATCGGTGTGGTAAAGACTCTTGTGGATGTCCATGGCGTAGTCGACCATGTTGGTCTTGTTCAACAGCTCGATCTTCGCTTTCAAGATCTGCTCGTCTGGGTGTAGCTGTCGCTCTTGCAAGAACTCCAGCAAGGGAAACACCAAATGCCTATCTAGATTCGGCGCAATTCGTGGGGTTAGGTCGTAGCTTGCCATTGCCTCTGctatctctttctctccctcgGATTAGGGTTTAACACTCGCTCCCTAGATGTCTGgttaatgaagaaaaatagtaGAGACTaggtttttatattttttcctAAATACCATAATTGCCCTttgagatttttaaaattcttttcaaacaaaaattcatattttttatttttttagtttttaattattttgtttacttgggttttgaataaaattaaaatattatgaagGAAGGTGAATTTTTGGGAAGAGGATTCATTTTTAATActaatgaattaaaaataaactataataaaaaaagtaaaggtaagttatttatcttttcattaaatgacaaaagggctaatattttttgtttggattttttattttatgaacatatttataaaatatattaacatttttaagttttagtcATAATTTTATGcaagtttattaattttcaaaatagaaCATTTGtcataaaagaatatttttcactAAATACGTAAGTTCAgtcattaattaatcatta from Theobroma cacao cultivar B97-61/B2 chromosome 5, Criollo_cocoa_genome_V2, whole genome shotgun sequence carries:
- the LOC18600386 gene encoding eukaryotic translation initiation factor 3 subunit E, with protein sequence MASYDLTPRIAPNLDRHLVFPLLEFLQERQLHPDEQILKAKIELLNKTNMVDYAMDIHKSLYHTDDVPQDMIERRVEVVARLKALEDAAAPLVTFLQNPNAVQELRADKHYNLQMLNDRYLIGPDQIEALYQYAKFQFECGNYSGAADYLYQYRALCTNSERSLSALWGKLAAEILMQNWDIALEELNRLKEIIDSKSFSSPLNQVQSRIWLMHWSLFIFFNHDNGRTQIIDLFNQDKYLNAIQTSAPHLLRYLATAFIVNKRRRPQFKDFIKVIQLEQYSYKDPITEFLACVYVNYDFDGAQRKMRECEEVILNDPFLGKRVEEGNFSTVPLREEFLENARLFIFETYCRSHQRIDMGVLAEKLNLNYEEAERWIVNLIRNSKLDAKIDSETGTVTMEPNRPNVYEQLIDHTKALQGRTYKLVSQILEHVQAQPAR